From the Candidatus Thermoplasmatota archaeon genome, the window ATGTTAAAATTGAAGATGGTTGAATAATGAGGGGGTAAATTGAGATAGGCTATTCATAATGTGACATTGTCAAGTTAGATAAAAATTTTTTTGTTTATTTCCATTCACAGTATTTTTGGTTCATTCATAGAATTTTTTTAAATGATTCTACCATCTCATCGTTTCTATCTATTAAAACTATTTTTTCAAACTTATTCTCAAATTTTTTTGTGATACTTACTATAGCCTTAGCAGCATTATCTGCTGGCACACCACCAACACCAGTACCCATACCAGGTATAGCAATACTTTTGATGTTTAGTTTCACAGCAAGATCTAAGGCTGCTTGTGTTGCAAGTTTTACGTTTTCTAAACCAATTTTCGTAGCTGGTTGTTTCATCGTTGGTGCATGTATAACGTATTTACATGGTAGGTTACCTGCTGTTGTTGCAACTGCTTCACCAACTTTTATCGGTGCTTTAGAAACAGCTTCTCTCTCGATCTGTATACCACCAACGCGTTTTATTGTACCTGCAACACCCCCGCCCATGTAGCCATAAGAATTAGCAGGATTAACAATAGCATCACAACGAACCTGGGTGATGTCTCCACTCATAATAACAATGGACATAACCTATTTTTTTTTCCTTTTGATATCTAACACTATTTTTTCTCAATTTTTTCTTCTTTCTTCTTTTCTTTCTCTTCTTTTTTCTTAAGTTTTTCTTCTTCCTTCTTTTTTTTCTCCTCAGCTTTTTTCTCTAGGTTTTGTTTCTCTCTAACTATACCACCTTGGAGGATACGGATTCTTGATTTCATACCATTGATTCTTTCTTCGATAAGCTTCTTTTTTATAGTAAAATCAGCTTTTGTTATTTTTTTACTATCACATTTTAACTGCAGGTCTGTGATCCTCATCTCTTCTTTTGCTATTCTTTTTTCCAGCTTAGCAATATTTTTCTCTAATCTCTCGATTAAACCCATGTTATTTACCCCATAGCTCTTTCCTATGTGCCTCAAGGGTATTGTTTTCTTTACCTAAATATTCTGCGAAAGTTTTTACCCTCATGCCACCTTTTTCATATGGTTTAGGAAAAACCTCTTTATATTTCAGATCTCTTAATAGATGATGATCTAGGATAACATCGCATCCAGTTTTTTCTATTATCTCTACAAGATTGTTTGATGCATCCTCAAGGTTTTTTTTACTAAACTTCCAGCCTAGAAAAATAGTTGGTGGACCATCCATGATGAGTAGATCAGGTTTCTGTTCAATTATGTAATCCTTTGCGTCTTTTGTTACAGGTCCTTGAACATCGGATGAATGTGTTATTCTTTTTTTGCCATCATAGATTGTTGTCATCAACACATAACCTAGTGCCACTTTTTCAGGTCCATGGAAAAAAGGCTGAGAAAAAATAATTTTTGTGCTGCCAATTTTATGTTCTGAGTTGTCACAGTATATTAAATCACATTTGTTTTCAACTATTTTTTTGAAATCAGTTCCTCTTTCCTTCTGGGATTTATTGATATTGTTTGATATATCTTTGGCAAAAACTTTTTTGTTTTTGTAAAAATCTTCATCTGGGTCGTAATGATCAAAATGATAATGGGATATTACTATGATATCACATTCTTTTGCTATTTCTGCGATTTTCTTTTTTGTTTTATATAGTGCTTCTAGTTCTTTTTGAGCTGGTGGGAGGCCATATCTATTAGGTCCAAGTGCTGCTGATGGGTCTATGAAAATCTTGCAATCTTTTGTTTCAATGTATGTTGCCATTGATCTTACGCCAAGTGAGTCTGATGCAACCGGTATAATTTTCATAGTCTACTTTGTTGTGAATATTTTGGTGTAATAAAAACATATCCTATGATATTGTGTTGATGTTGTTTTAGAAAAATTTTGCTTGTTCAAATTTTATTTTGC encodes:
- a CDS encoding macro domain-containing protein; protein product: MSGDITQVRCDAIVNPANSYGYMGGGVAGTIKRVGGIQIEREAVSKAPIKVGEAVATTAGNLPCKYVIHAPTMKQPATKIGLENVKLATQAALDLAVKLNIKSIAIPGMGTGVGGVPADNAAKAIVSITKKFENKFEKIVLIDRNDEMVESFKKIL
- a CDS encoding MBL fold metallo-hydrolase; amino-acid sequence: MKIIPVASDSLGVRSMATYIETKDCKIFIDPSAALGPNRYGLPPAQKELEALYKTKKKIAEIAKECDIIVISHYHFDHYDPDEDFYKNKKVFAKDISNNINKSQKERGTDFKKIVENKCDLIYCDNSEHKIGSTKIIFSQPFFHGPEKVALGYVLMTTIYDGKKRITHSSDVQGPVTKDAKDYIIEQKPDLLIMDGPPTIFLGWKFSKKNLEDASNNLVEIIEKTGCDVILDHHLLRDLKYKEVFPKPYEKGGMRVKTFAEYLGKENNTLEAHRKELWGK